In Notolabrus celidotus isolate fNotCel1 chromosome 22, fNotCel1.pri, whole genome shotgun sequence, one genomic interval encodes:
- the spint1a gene encoding kunitz-type protease inhibitor 1a codes for MFSRFKGHSGASVVLLLLFLGSTSGQIGEECLDRFKPGQDDFILDADESVKDGATFISSPKLGRYKDCVSACCKDSRCNVAFMERGADEGLVNSCFLFDCLYKKKYVCRFVRKKGYMNYILDSVYESYLQVDVPPNDLDRPPIANGGQDRVVQPQDSLTLNGIKSKDDNGIASYLWQMLTVYEHAVIEKTNFQDQIIVSNLTSGVYKFQLTVTDTIGQSDSAKVTVLVLTPEQSEHHCMAPMKIGPCRGAFPRWHYNAASEKCEEFTFGGCRENLNNYLSKDECTNACYGSERSTKTGRGLPVHKDHVEECGSPCTTEKFTCDNGCCLDAGLECDSTPQCSDGSDEMKCEDLNNNFRILLQIPVNEQKVRCTEVPDTGNCRDSLTKWYYNPVHMACFRFNYGGCQGNENRFDSESSCMKFCRDVSEKDVFARKNEFERIISQSQTGIIAIAALLGLAILILIGVLVYCFVKGKKKSPQHQRVAVNNAPVSFEDRERLVYNSTTKPI; via the exons AGAGGAATGCCTGGACCGGTTTAAACCAGGCCAAGATGATTTTATTCTCGATGCCGACGAGTCTGTGAAAGACGGGGCTACCTTTATTTCGTCGCCGAAACTGGGTCGATACAAAGACTGTGTGAGTGCATGCTGCAAGGACTCGCGGTGCAATGTCGCCTTcatggagagaggagcagacGAGGGCTTGGTCAACTCCTGCTTTCTCTTTGACTGTCTctacaaaaagaaatatgtgTGCCGCTTTGTCAGGAAGAAAGGATACATGAACTACATCCTGGATTCTGTTTATGAGAGTTATCTTCAAGTGGATGTTCCCCCAA aTGATTTGGACCGTCCTCCTATTGCAAACGGAGGCCAGGATCGTGTGGTTCAGCCCCAGGATTCACTTACGCTGAATGGTATTAAGAGCAAAGATGACAATGGGATTGCATCCTACCTGTGGCAAATGCTCACTGTATATGAACATGCTGTTATTGAG AAAACCAACTTTCAAGACCAGATTATCGTCTCCAATCTGACATCTGGGGTGTACAAATTCCAGCTGACCGTCACAGACACCATCGGCCAGTCAGACTCCGCAAAAGTCACTGTCCTGGTCCTGACACCCGAGCAGTCTGAGC ACCACTGTATGGCTCCGATGAAGATAGGGCCGTGTCGTGGTGCCTTTCCTCGCTGGCATTACAATGCTGCGTCAGAGAAGTGTGAGGAGTTCACGTTCGGGGGCTGCAGGGAGAATCTCAACAACTATCTGTCAAAGGATGAATGCACCAACGCCTGCTACGGCTCAG AAAGAAGTACTAAAACTGGTCGAGGATTGCCAGTTCACAAAGACCACG TCGAAGAGTGTGGATCCCCGTGCACCACAGAGAAGTTCACCTGTGATAATGGCTGCTGCTTGGATGCTGGTCTTGAGTGTGACTCAACCCCACAGTGCAGTGACGGTTCAGATGAGATGAAATGCGAGGACT TGAACAACAATTTTCGTATCCTGCTGCAGATTCCAGTGAATGAACAAAAAG TGCGCTGTACAGAGGTTCCTGACACAGGAAACTGCAGAGACAGTCTCACCAAATGGTACTACAACCCCGTTCATATGGCCTGCTTCCGCTTCAACTACGGTGGCTGCCAAGGAAACGAGAACAGATTTGACTCTGAGAGCTCCTGTATGAAATTTTGCCGAGATGTATCAG aaaaggACGTGTTTGCAAGAAAGAATGAATTTGAAAGAATTATATCCCAAAGCCAGACAG GTATTATAGCGATAGCCGCCCTCCTGGGTCTGGCAATCCTCATCCTCATTGGTGTCCTGGTGTACTGCTTCGTAAAGGGAAAGAAGAAATCTCCACAGCACCAACGTGTCGCCGTCAACAACGCCCCAGTCAGCTTCGAGGACAGAGAGCGTCTGGTCTACAACAGCACCACCAAGCCCATCTGA